A stretch of the Uranotaenia lowii strain MFRU-FL chromosome 3, ASM2978415v1, whole genome shotgun sequence genome encodes the following:
- the LOC129753775 gene encoding A disintegrin and metalloproteinase with thrombospondin motifs 6-like yields the protein MYHDTAKTGCDHRIGPILHIMTPSFEADTMQVSWSNCSRRDITHFLDLGLGKCLEDQPSQQEYSYPELPPGAMYNAHLQCRLQFNSTDEDMKVCSKLDEICNQLWCLVDGVCMTMMRPAAPGTHCGKHKWCQNQQCVDVEALPSPVHGGWGEWDEWSECSRSCGAGIAKQTRECDHPAPAHGGLFCIGERARYKTCNTQPCPTETPSFRALQCTEHDNDTVKGTQYTWLPYFDKSEYNFQILPLYLSV from the exons ATGTACCACGACACGGCCAAAACCGGATGCGATCATCGGATAGGACCAATCCTGCACATCATGACGCCCAGCTTCGAGGCGGACACGATGCAGGTATCGTGGTCCAACTGCAGCAGACGGGATATTACACATTTCTTGGA tcTCGGTCTCGGAAAATGTTTGGAGGATCAACCGAGTCAGCAGGAGTACTCCTATCCGGAACTTCCGCCGGGTGCCATGTACAATGCCCATCTACAGTGCCGGTTGCAGTTCAACTCGACGGACGAAGACATGAAGGTGTGCTCGAAGCTGGACGAAATTTGCAACCAGCTGTGGTGTCTGGTGGACGGCGTTTGTATGACCATGATGCGACCAGCTGCTCCTGGAACTCACTGCGGCAAGCACAAGTGGTGCCAAAATCAGCAGTGTGTCGATGTGGAAGCACTTCCGTCTCCGGTTCACGGTGGGTGGGGCGAGTGGGATGAATGGAGTGAATGTTCCCGTTCGTGTGGGGCCGGAATTGCCAAACAAACGAGAGAATGTGACCATCCGGCGCCGGCTCATGGTGGGTTGTTTTGTATCGGGGAACGAGCCCGGTATAAAACCTGCAATACCCAGCCTTGTCCAACGGAAACGCCTTCCTTCCGGGCGTTGCAGTGTACGGAACATGACAACGATACCGTGAAGGGGACGCAGTACACGTGGCTGCCCTACTTCGATAAAAGTgagtataattttcaaatccttCCACTCTATCTAtctgtatga
- the LOC129757362 gene encoding uncharacterized protein LOC129757362, with protein sequence MKSVFFLITAVLAVGFLPTIRAITFTKLHQPYVEDSDEQDSINLASDSDDHPVYSTSHSEKHQSYSVPIFQKIGVPVPHPVPVAVPQYVKINVPQPYPVQVNVEQPIKVPVYKIVPKIIERPVPYTVEKSYPIEVEKPFPVEVLKKIEVPVPKPFPVPVPIVRHVNENPNPKRSWRW encoded by the exons ATGAAATCT GTATTTTTCTTGATAACGGCCGTATTGGCCGTTGGCTTCCTGCCGACGATCCGGGCCATAACATTCACAAAGCTTCATCAACCTTACGTGGAAGATTCCGATGAGCAAGACAGCATAAATCTGGCAAGCGACAGCGATGATCATCCGGTCTATTCAACTAGTCATTCGGAAAAGCACCAGTCCTACTCGGTGCCCATCTTTCAGAAGATTGGAGTCCCAGTTCCACATCCGGTGCCGGTAGCCGTCCCACAGTACGTCAAAATAAACGTGCCACAACCCTACCCGGTTCAGGTCAACGTTGAGCAACCAATCAAAGTCCCGGTCTACAAAATAGTTCCAAAAATTATCGAACGACCAGTCCCCTACACGGTGGAAAAGTCCTACCCGATCGAGGTCGAGAAACCCTTCCCGGTGGAGGTGCTGAAGAAGATCGAAGTTCCCGTTCCGAAACCGTTCCCAGTTCCGGTTCCGATCGTGCGTCACGTTAACGAGAATCCAAACCCCAAGCGTAGCTGGAGGTGGTAA